The genomic window ATGGACTACTTTTCCACTCGAAATCAAAGAACTCGGTTACACTTGTGGTGTACACGAGTTCCTCGTTAGTTAACTCCAACTTTCACCACTGGTCGATTTCGCGGCCAGCAGTTCTGATGAAGCATTAGatgattatatattaattaataaaaataaataacttaaataatccAAGTGGCtcccgacaaaaaaaaaaatgtttaaacgaataatttcgacttacaaacaaattaaaaatcattacaaATTGAACATCATTGtacttaaattacaaatttttaaatgaaattattttgtacatactTAACTTTACATATAACGTTATTACTTAAAGAAACTTTATTCGAAATTTAGAATTATTCctcaaatttatggaaatttttattacacacaCAAGCAACCAAAGGAAAGAAATTAATGAAGGATCCATAATTTCAACACCCATGTCGATAGTGTGTAATTTGTTTCACTTATTcgagaatattttcaaattttacgatataagtttttaaaaaatatatacgtttcaatatgtatatttattgtatgtaaatttcgatttattaaaataacgaaTTCAAATACAACTAATTCAAAAAGCAATGActttaatttatcttaaatcaaaatattgttaaatcattctttaaatttcaaacttagaaatagaaaattcaatttaaaagtaagtaattaaaattctacttacaaaaattaaaactgattcTAAATAATTGGGAGCCACTTTTCAATTTACGTTAAGATGATGATGTTGATGTAGGCCTTTAGTTTTTGGTCCATTGGGAAAACCATCtgaaacaaatagaaaatataaggattttattaaaatatgtaaataattttaaaacattttaacttACGTTTCAAAAGTTGAAACAAATTtgcatatacaaaataaaacaaattatatacatCGGTTTTACATAATTTGCCTTAATTCACATAtgcaaatttaattgtaatctCATGGCATCCATTCATAATGGAGTCCGAAGAGATTATGATCGTTATGATCATATCAGCTGCGAAGCCGGCTTGTAAACAGGATATgccatattaatttaaaatgtttgcgCAGAAGCGGAAGCAGGTTCTAAacacaatttcaaaatatcttacaaatttatattcaacattttaaaaaataaatatttatagtaacaaaaaagcaaaaaaaattaataattcttattttttttaaacagctgttataaattaaaataatgtttgttttcaattaaaatttatgaaaactgataattcaaacaaatcaaatttacaatgaaataaatacTGATAAAACTGAAAACATCTGATTTTACTAGATTTGAATTTGTACCGCCAAATGggccttttttttattttggtgggtaaaatttttcattggctATCAATAGTCATTCGAACTACCCTACCTACCTTTtattgttttggagaaaatggacaccaaaattttgttctggtTTGCGCCCTGACGAATAAACAgtaacgtttacgaaaaaatgtttcagcaaaagttattttttttttaaggaagattttttacatttaattttttgtcatatctctaacggttaaaaagatggatcctacggacctaagactcAGATGACCTATGCTAGTCATTTGcgaacctcactttttacgtcctgagcacgttttaaaaattcagctttatttctctttttgtttttgatttatcgtagcgacagacatacagacagtcCACagcacagattatagtttttaatgtaaaatgaattataatctGTGGTCCACAGGACACTTACAGGCGATTCAGTTGTCGGAAGCATTCATGGGCTATAAATTGGAATCTTGATGCGTCATGGAGTTGAAGAGCGAAGAGCGGCCTTCGTATTACAGTGCGTACAagcaggcgaatgtcctctatgccttttgacaacttttggccaaagcatttttccgtagttagcgcattttctttcgattaaatgcaataatgacaacATTTTTAAGTGGAATTTcatccgaaagctaacgtttttcgaaaaaatttttaaacaaaaattgttagttttttttatgatgatcaactttctaatttaaagtgttattagaATATCTTAGCGttaaggatctaaattggctattaaagaaacccgaaaaaccagatccaatctgatgtcagaacatgatgctccttatcaaactctgcaacgtttgtttaagttattttttgattgcttaCTTACAAAACAATATATGTACGTGAATAGATTAAAATAGTCCACAGAGTATAATAGCTCAATGAACATTTCTAAGCTTGAATATTATACGCGTACTGTATTTAGCCTCATAAAACCTACAGACTTAGAATTGATCACCGAAATCCCCGCACATAGCCAGTAACAAATATCAATGgactcaaaataataaaacaaataaataattcgcATAATGTGtatatttcgtattttaatataaaataattatcctgatgccttttttaaaaaaatttacaatttttatcaaaaatcaataacgcacataattattaaatgatataaaaactttttttctttacatatttttaaactctCCAGAATTATTTAACATAAGTATATTTGGATTTTCTTTCTCAAAATTGGTTGGAGCACGTTCACGTTCCTCTTCACCCCATTCACCTAATGTTGTCATCACATCCGGTTGTTGTCGCCGTTCCTCTTCCTCTTTCTACGCAACAAATTAACAAACCAATTTGTGTTcacatcataatttttaaagttttgtcttttttttttcgaaataaaaatttgattaatttggaTACAATTTGGGTACACATCAGTAACGTAATCTTATTTCAAATCGTTATAAATAGCTTCAAGTcggtttttaatgtaaattgtgtttaagaaacaattttaaGGTGGTTTGGCcattaagaatgtacgagcaccaaggcaattttaaataaaaagcttgttttttttttgtatgaatttggactaagtctaaatcaattctgaaaattttaaggtatGGGGGGGAtcggggttgcccgattattttaattaataaatgctttaaacaataggcatatttaacattgatgtTATGGGAAAACGCTAGGcggatgatatattttcatagattcctccaaaactagttggtggaaattaaaaaaaactacttaaattaaagttaataccttaacaaattattgaaaacaaaaaaaactcattgtgctcgactaattaaagaataaaggatgtatgagcacggtagtgggaacacaaatttaaaaaaaatatattttttcaattttgatggtgaattatgtttataacttgacaatataacacaaaaagtaataataaaattttcatatctaaaatatcgaaaattgaaaattttgtttaaatatttcgtaaaccaaggcagatatcggaaaaattttattcttatttttcgtctacattcataaagttaaaacaaaattcttcaTCTTGAAaacaaggtacaaataatttcaaccctaaatctataATTACcgtggtgctcgtactaccttacgtaatttttggttaaataaCAGTTGGCACAATTTATTCTTTTACTGCTaacagtgtttaaaaaaaagacttcAGACATCATTATTTGAAAGCTTAATTTTTATGGTACTTTTGCGTCGATAGTGTCAAAAAACTACCTTTCTAGCGTGTGATATAGAAGAGGGTATTTTCGAGGCAATTTTTCATAATCCAAGAGGCCCGGGTTCGTGTCCTAGTGCAagtgtttttttcaattatttttaattataacttagctataaaaataCAACCGAACCACCTTAAAGAGAAATTGCTTTGAATCTAAAagctaaataaaaaactttaatggCATCGAAATATGTGATATTAATTTTACGAACCCAATTACTATCAGTAAAAGACATGTgaaattctacaattttttcatcAACCATTCACTACATTACATTGATTACGTACGTACAGTGATTCAATTTGATTTTAGCTTTTGGTTtgggtaaaaaattaatatgaattttacaataattatatgctgtgtatcaatttttaatattcaaaaaaatattatatttttatttaaacctcTGAATCTCTTTtagcaaatttttcaaacatatttgcgtatattttcttttcctttGATTTCTGTtccaatattttcttttttgagatGTGTACTTGTGTAACGGCCGCTTTATTTGTTGGATCTAGGCTAAGTACTTCTTCAAAATCTTTTAATGCTAATTCAGCTTCACCAATCTCTAAATATGCTTGACCACGTCGAAAGTATGCTTTTACATTATTCGCATCTAATGCTAGAGCTGATTTACATGCATCACGTGCTTCAATATATTGTGCaagttttaaataacataatgcTAAATTTAAATGCGCTGATAGTCTTAAGTCACGTGTTTCATTTGGTGGTATGTCATTGTCATCGGCTGGTTCATCCTCATTTGATGAatctataaaatgaaaataactgtTTAAATTTCTCAGTTACAACAAAATTgtaataggggatcggacttaattttttttatcacttcaggtgatgAATTCTCATTGTACgtacagaaaagtgaagttattttaggttaagttagagtggctgtcctggggtgggacacacttagaccatatgATCCGTTGTGacaccgaaaaagggttggcccatccccatCCACTACTTAATGAagcatttggagctgtttaagaagaGCAGTAGCGCTTTGATTTCGACGGACCTTTGTTTtgaagtgaagttggtttttaaaaatctttacttgtacatgcaagatatgaacgtttaaaattcctaattaaacaaagaggaatatACCCACTAGTAACGTCATATATGAGTATCGCCataaagattacatataaaactgtgTTTTGtcaaaaggagatgggcaaccttggAATGCAATTATAACTTCtgcgttttttaatcaattttaatttcactttcaaattttgccatgatatcaagtttatttttacatttttatgggtaatatggccaattcgacatcaggattatccgcTATTGTATTGGTATCATGAAATGGCCCGATAATTCCAAGATTAATTCAATTaccaaaattatagaaattatctatttgttacatattttgATACCATTTACTAAAGTAAATCGAACCCAATGCAGAATGTATAGATTCCAAgagatttaggaaaaaatagacccgaaaaaaatttctgtaacagTGTCCTATTTTTGAATGCAAGAGCTAACCAGCGAATGCAGATCctaaccaactcctctatagtcgataAACTCAACCCAGCCAACTCGTAATAAAAAAACCGATTTCAAgacattgataaattaatttctatagCAACATGGTGCATAATACTTCGAACTAAGTATAGGTTTCGATAATTCCACCTTGGATTGAGAGATACACGTATGGAAAATTATGAAACCTCTAATCCTGATATTTACACCTGTAGAAACCTTCAGGGGGTTGTAGTCTAAGGAAGTATAAGATCAATGACTCAGACTTTCCAATTAGTATAATACACAAAAACAATaccttatttatttaagtatgtatataaattaccTGGTCCTGGTTTTTCAATTGCATCGATAAAAGTAAGAATTttcttatacattttattagCCAATAAATATTTGcccgctttaaaatattgtgtacccttttctttaaataattttgcttgTTCTAACCGTTCTTGTGAATCCATTGACCAGCATTCTTTGGactaaaaacaaacaatgatttaaaatataaaatacaaatttttagtcgTGGACTTGTGATATATTTTCAATACCTTCTCGAAATGATTAAGTGTGACTATATATTCTACGGTTGAATTTGGTGGAATATTGTATTCATCGTTATGAACGTTTTTAAATGCATATTTcggtttaataattaattttgattgttcACCTAACGTAAATTTTTCAAGTGCAATTTCAACTCCTTCAATTACTTTTGATTCACACCCTTCTCCCAAATTAAATTTCACATCACGATCTTCAAAAATTCTACCATCTAATGATCCAGTTAAGTGAactgaaaattaaagaaatttaaatattttctagattttataTCCAATATTTTAGCTATATTTGGGTTAGGTGATCAGACAAAAAGTGTTTTTCTTCCTTCCGGgcggaaagtgtcaactttcgtccCACTGTGCTTAACGAAGTTACTGCTTTCCGTCTCCGTCGAGCAGAAAAAAACCTATATACACCACGGGAACAAGTAAATAGTGTTTTAGATTTCATGTTTATTGTCCACActacgggagcaagtaaagaatgtatTACATTTCATGTTCATTGTCCCCCAAGGCGAAGTCTATACTATTTCAGAAC from Chrysoperla carnea chromosome 2, inChrCarn1.1, whole genome shotgun sequence includes these protein-coding regions:
- the LOC123293531 gene encoding FK506-binding protein 59; this encodes MTGTNEKNDIEVIDITPKKDGGVLKKILHEGTGDEYPPTGSKVTVHYVGKLLDGTVFDSSRERGEPFQFDLGKGTVIKAWDIGVASMKKGEVALLTCAPQYAYGASGSPPKIPPNATLEFEVEVFSWIGEDLSPEKDFSIERLVLTPGKGYAHPNDGALVDVHLTGSLDGRIFEDRDVKFNLGEGCESKVIEGVEIALEKFTLGEQSKLIIKPKYAFKNVHNDEYNIPPNSTVEYIVTLNHFEKSKECWSMDSQERLEQAKLFKEKGTQYFKAGKYLLANKMYKKILTFIDAIEKPGPDSSNEDEPADDNDIPPNETRDLRLSAHLNLALCYLKLAQYIEARDACKSALALDANNVKAYFRRGQAYLEIGEAELALKDFEEVLSLDPTNKAAVTQVHISKKKILEQKSKEKKIYANMFEKFAKRDSEKEEEERRQQPDVMTTLGEWGEEERERAPTNFEKENPNILMLNNSGEFKNM